The Raphanus sativus cultivar WK10039 unplaced genomic scaffold, ASM80110v3 Scaffold0331, whole genome shotgun sequence genome has a segment encoding these proteins:
- the LOC108819745 gene encoding F-box protein SKIP22-like, whose product MNEVFGTTSLEEEFQMIESILKKFPFVRSASAEAHQALTPSDDDSELTTLATSVHAVMLESGFVLFDPDDKLSFSKELLSVSLRYTLPEVAESVTVTVTFQSLSDRVVVYGSLDGNVRRVCLDKDTLKSGGKEGSNREVFMWWRTVKDGLVTPLLIGLCDKSGLELPPCFTSLPTELKVKIVESLTGASLAKMACVCRETRRMASGNDLWRRKIWEEARHLLLGSGDRGEVVDWKAKFACFWVHYRQKLSPVVQHERETLTDVDMAMSIYHMLHSTCFPRDHLNGSVGIHRGLQRLGRRCFSPGCNLGGGN is encoded by the coding sequence ATGAATGAAGTGTTCGGTACAACCTCTCTCGAAGAAGAGTTCCAAATGATCGAATCAATACTCAAGAAGTTCCCATTCGTAAGATCTGCTTCCGCTGAGGCACATCAAGCCTTAACTCCGAGTGATGATGACAGTGAGTTAACGACGTTAGCTACATCTGTTCACGCCGTGATGTTAGAATCTGGATTCGTTCTGTTCGATCCTGATGATAAGCTCAGCTTTTCGAAAGAGTTGCTTTCTGTATCCCTTAGGTATACTCTGCCTGAGGTAGCCGAGTCTGTTACTGTCACCGTGACGTTTCAGAGCTTAAGCGATCGGGTTGTCGTTTACGGGTCTCTAGATGGGAACGTGCGTAGAGTTTGTCTTGATAAGGATACTCTGAAGTCTGGTGGCAAAGAAGGCTCTAACCGTGAGGTGTTCATGTGGTGGAGGACGGTGAAAGACGGTCTTGTTACTCCGTTGTTGATTGGTCTTTGCGATAAGTCCGGCTTGGAACTTCCACCGTGCTTTACGAGCCTACCAACGGAGCTCAAGGTGAAGATTGTGGAGTCCCTTACGGGAGCGAGCCTTGCGAAGATGGCTTGCGTTTGCAGAGAGACTCGGCGTATGGCATCGGGTAACGACTTGTGGAGACGGAAAATATGGGAAGAAGCTAGGCATCTTCTTCTTGGGAGTGGAGACAGGGGCGAGGTTGTTGATTGGAAGGCGAAGTTTGCTTGTTTTTGGGTGCACTACCGACAGAAACTGTCCCCAGTTGTACAACACGAACGAGAAACTTTGACGGACGTTGACATGGCCATGAGTATATACCATATGCTCCATAGCACTTGTTTTCCTCGGGATCACTTGAATGGTTCCGTTGGTATACACCGGGGACTACAGAGGCTTGGCCGACGTTGTTTTAGTCCCGGATGTAATCTTGGAGGAGGCAACTAG
- the LOC108822842 gene encoding uncharacterized protein LOC108822842 → MAALAPGILQKLIDGMKTGVKPTGEHRSSLLQVTDIVPIDLDEKNLLPKQGFFIKLSDSSHSIYVTLPSDQDDVVLSNKMQLGQFIYVDRLDPGTPVPIVQGARPIPGRHPLLGTPEVGGARGKEETGSRPRRGSWGQNGDVGSSPFVLKSAPLDFDQCTPAKQRRFAAAASPMTRGRSPGGVRCSYGGGLLGKMGDLKGESPASMMRKSCVVPPSSSSKFPRSRSVCDRDKMISVSSALLSPIKSAKKSNSPPPSTRTRRATAAAALMEEERDAPKSISKLASPKQSKLLEKTEKSWSLTGRLSTLGKEAMQQRETAQKIALQALREATVTETVVRHLKTLANLSKSAKPDCPAACFEKFLEFHKQISETMSEISSIEATAVSSATTTDHKSEDGSILNEIQHNSIDQEKTASKRRTTALKQQQNHKQLRSNDENKNPSAPPPSSGLGNTARLAKETEKEAANWFMEFIEKALEKGMKKCKSTGDADVKKVPQSLILQVVNWVEAEQSADNNTRRPVHPKASQITRKLRIKMKNP, encoded by the exons ATGGCGGCTCTAGCTCCAGGGATACTCCAGAAGCTAATCGACGGCATGAAAACGGGAGTCAAACCCACGGGAGAGCATAGAAGCTCTCTCCTCCAAGTCACCGACATAGTCCCGATCGATCTCGACGAGAAGAACCTCCTCCCGAAACAGGGCTTCTTCATCAAACTCTCCGACTCTTCCCACTCAATCTACGTCACCCTCCCTTCCGACCAAGACGACGTCGTGCTCAGCAACAAGATGCAGCTCGGCCAGTTCATCTACGTCGACAGGCTCGATCCGGGGACACCAGTTCCGATCGTCCAGGGCGCGAGGCCGATCCCTGGGCGGCATCCTCTGCTCGGGACTCCCGAGGTGGGTGGCGCGAGAGGGAAGGAGGAGACTGGTTCGAGGCCGAGGAGGGGGTCTTGGGGTCAAAACGGGGACGTTGGGTCGTCTCCTTTTGTGTTAAAGTCTGCGCCTTTGGATTTCGATCAGTGTACTCCGGCGAAACAGAGGAGGTTTGCGGCGGCGGCGTCTCCGATGACAAGAGGGAGATCGCCAGGTGGTGTTAGGTGTTCTTACGGAGGAGGTTTGTTGGGGAAGATGGGGGATTTGAAGGGGGAGAGCCCTGCTTCGATGATGAGGAAGAGCTGTGTTGTGCCGCCATCATCGAGCTCGAAGTTTCCGAGGAGTAGGAGTGTTTGCGATAGAGATAAGATGATCTCTGTTTCCTCTGCTCTTCTTAGTCCTATTAAATCGGCGAAGAAAAGCAACTCACCGCCTCCGAGTACACGCACTAGACGAGCTACAGCAGCAGCTGCGCTGAtggaagaagagagagatgcTCCAAAGTCTATTTCGAAATTGGCTTCTCCGAAGCAGAGTAAGCTACTGGAGAAAACAGAGAAGAGTTGGAGTCTAACGGGAAGACTCAGCACACTGGGAAAG GAAGCTATGCAGCAGAGGGAGACGGCTCAGAAGATAGCTCTTCAGGCATTGAGAGAAGCTACTGTCACTGAAACAGTTGTTCGTCATCTCAA GACACTAGCCAATCTGAGCAAATCAGCAAAACCTGATTGCCCTGCTGCTTGCTTCGAGAAGTTCTTGGAGTTCCACAAGCAGATATCTGAAACCATGAGCGAGATCTCTTCCATTGAAGCAACTGCTGTTTCATCAGCTACTACTACTGACCACAAATCTGAAGATGGATCGATACTTAACGAAATACAGCACAACTCTATTGACCAGGAGAAGACTGCATCGAAGAGAAGAACTACTGCACTGAAGCAGCAGCAAAACCACAAGCAGTTACGATCAAACGACGAGAACAAGAACCCCTcagctcctcctccttcttctgGGTTAGGAAACACAGCGAGGTTGGCTAAAGAGACAGAGAAAGAAGCTGCAAATTGGTTCATGGAGTTTATAGAGAAGGCTCTAGAGAAAGGGATGAAGAAGTGCAAAAGCACAGGTGATGCAGATGTTAAGAAGGTTCCACAGTCTCTTATTCTCCAAGTTGTGAACTGGGTAGAAGCAGAACAGTCTGCTGATAACAACACTAGACGACCGGTACATCCAAAAGCATCACAGATCACTAGAAAGCTCAGAATCAAAATGAAGAATCCATGA
- the LOC108822843 gene encoding aldehyde dehydrogenase family 2 member B7, mitochondrial-like, which produces MASRRVSSLLSRSLVSSLRGKGPLVNRGARRHSNLASALEDTISPPVKVQHTQLLLNGKFVDSASGKTFPTLDPRTGEVIAQVAEGDVEDVNRAVVAARKAFDQGPWPRMTAYERSKILFRFADLIEKHNDEIAALETWDNGKPYEQSAKIEVPMLARVFRYYAGWADKIHGMTVPGDGSHHVQTLHEPIGVAGQIIPWNFPLLMLSWKLGPALACGNTVVLKTAEQTPLSALLVGRLLHEAGLPEGVVNIVSGFGPTAGAAIASHMDIDKVAFTGSTDVGKIVLELASKSNLKAVTLELGGKSPFIVCEDADVDQAVELAHFALFFNQGQCCCAGSRTFVHERVYDEFVEKAKARAINRAVGDPFKSGIEQGPQVDSEQFEKILKYIRHGVDSGATLQAGGDRHGSKGYYIQPTVFSDVKDDMLIAKDEIFGPVQTILKFKDLDEVIARANNSRYGLAAGVFTQNLDTANRLMRALRVGSVWINCFDVFDATIPFGGYKMSGIGREKGIYSLNNYLQVKAVVTSIKNPAWL; this is translated from the exons ATGGCGTCAAGAAGAGTTTCCTCGCTCCTCTCTCGCTCCCTCGTGTCCTCTCTTAGAG GGAAAGGCCCTCTCGTGAACAGAGGAGCTCGCAGACACAGCAACCTCGCTTCAGCTCTGGAAGACACCATCTCTCCACCTGTGAAAGTCCAGCACACTCAGCTCCTACTCAACGGAAAATTCGTTGATTCTGCCTCAG GAAAGACTTTCCCTACATTGGATCCAAGAACCGGAGAAGTGATCGCTCAGGTGGCTGAGGGTGATGTAGAAGACGTGAACCGTGCGGTTGTAGCCGCCCGCAAGGCCTTTGACCAGGGTCCATGGCCTAGAATGACTGCTTAT GAGAGGTCGAAGATTCTGTTTCGTTTCGCTGACTTGATCGAGAAACACAACGACGAGATCGCTGCTCTCGAGACTTGGGACAACGGGAAGCCTTATGAACAGTCTGCCAAGATCGAAGTTCCTATGCTTGCTCGGGTGTTCCGTTACTACGCTG gttggGCAGACAAGATCCATGGAATGACGGTTCCAGGAGACGGTTCACACCATGTGCAGACGCTCCACGAACCGATTGGAGTCGCTGGACAGATCATCCCTTGGAACTTCCCTCTCCTCATGCTCTCGTGGAAACTTGGACCAGCTTTAGCTTGCGGTAACACCGTTGTCCTCAAGACCGCTGAGCAAACTCCCCTCTCTGCTCTTCTTGTTGGAAGACTACTTCACGAGGCTGGACTTCCCGAAGGAGTTGTGAATATAGTTTCTGGATTTGGTCCTACAGCTGGTGCAGCCATAGCTAGTCACATGGACATTGATAAG GTTGCTTTCACAGGGTCTACTGATGTTGGAAAGATTGTTCTGGAGCTGGCTTCAAAAAGTAACCTCAAGGCAGTGACTCTTGAGCTTGGAGGCAAGTCACCGTTCATTGTGTGTGAAGATGCTGATGTGGATCAGGCCGTTGAGCTTGCTCATTTCGCTTTGTTCTTTAACCAG GGACAATGCTGCTGTGCTGGCTCGCGTACGTTTGTACACGAACGCGTGTACGATGAGTTTGTAGAGAAAGCTAAAGCTCGTGCAATCAACCGAGCTGTTGGAGATCCCTTCAAGTCAGGCATCGAGCAAGGTCCCCAGGTGGACTCAGAGCAGTTCGAGAAAATCCTGAAGTACATTAGACATGGAGTTGATAGTGGAGCCACCTTACAAGCTGGTGGTGATCGTCATGGTTCCAAGGGTTACTACATTCAACCCACTGTCTTCTCTGACGTCAAGGACGACATGCTCATAGCTAAAGACGAGATTTTCGGACCAGTTCAAACCATACTAAAGTTCAA GGATCTGGATGAGGTGATTGCAAGGGCGAACAACTCAAGGTACGGTTTAGCTGCAGGAGTGTTCACACAGAATCTGGACACAGCGAATAGGTTGATGAGAGCACTCAGGGTTGGAAGCGTTTGGATAAACTGTTTCGATGTGTTTGATGCCACGATCCCGTTCGGAGGGTATAAGATGAGTGGCATTGGAAGAGAGAAAGGTATCTACAGTCTCAACAATTACTTGCAAGTCAAGGCTGTTGTCACTTCCATCAAGAACCCCGCTTGGCTCTAA